A part of Anolis sagrei isolate rAnoSag1 chromosome 3, rAnoSag1.mat, whole genome shotgun sequence genomic DNA contains:
- the MTRF1 gene encoding peptide chain release factor 1, mitochondrial, producing MKLLQRIPVLRIFAKCSCCNQRCHLPSLAKRTINFTDVNIIQYNCLWNTFKNCPRRYHQASGTLWNHEALQKHLQNVSQEYQSIGQLLNDSSMNEYRRRDLSKRHAELFPLAVSFKEIQEAKKEMQDLEALCAKLNSSEEEALLELAIEEKAVIDQKIRDLYQKLFRILIPRDKYDECDVILEVTSGRTTGGDICQQFTKEVFDMYQNYADYKCWTFEIRKYTPYEYGGLHHAAAYISGDDVYRHLKYEGGIHRVQRIPETGLSSRMQRIHTGTMSVIVLPQLEEINIKIDPRDLRIDTFRAKGAGGQHVNTTDSAVRIVHIPTGTTVECQQERSQQVNRERAMQALKEKLYQQAIERELSQKQSARKMQLGTRSQSERIRTYNFSQDRVSDHRISYEVRDIKGILSGKGVLDELINKLLEAAEMESLAEYLENSCKSLQADS from the exons ATGAAACTTCTCCAAAGAATCCCTGTTTTAAGGATATTTGCGAAGTGCTCCTGCTGTAATCAACGGTGCCATCTTCCTTCACTTGCTAAAAGGACCATTAATTTCACCGATGTGAATATCATTCAGTACAACTGTTTGTGGAATACATTTAAAAACTGCCCAAGAAGGTATCACCAGGCCTCAGGAACACTATGGAATCACGAAGCCCTGCAAAAGCACTTACAGAATGTCAGCCAAGAATACCAAAGTATTGGTCAGTTGTTAAACGACAGCTCAATGAATGAATATAGAAGAAGAGATCTCAGTAAAAGACATGCTGAATTGTTCCCACTTGCGGTGTCGTTTAAAgaaatacaagaagcaaaaaaagaaatgcaGGATTTGGAGGCACTGTGTGCAA AGCTCAATAGTTCGGAAGAGGAAGCGCTCCTTGAACTTGCCATTGAGGAAAAGGCGGTTATTGATCAGAAGATTCGTGATCTTTATCAAAAG ctTTTCCGGATCTTGATACCCAGGGATAAATATGATGAATGTGATGTTATATTAGAAGTGACATCTGGCAGAACAACCGGAG GTGACATTTGTCAGCAATTTACCAAGGAGGTATTTGACATGTACCAGAACTATGCGGATTATAAATGCTGGACCTTTGAAATTAGGAAATACACTCCATATGAATATG GTGGACTACACCATGCAGCTGCTTATATTTCTGGAGACGATGTCTATAGACATTTGAAATATGAAGGAGGCATTCACAGGGTACAGCGAATCCCTGAGACTGGTTTATCTTCTAGAATGCAGCGAATCCACACTGGTACCATGTCAGTTATTGTCCTTCCGCAGCTTGAagaa ataaatattaaaatagaccCAAGAGATCTGCGCATTGATACATTTCGTGCCAAAGGAGCAGGTGGACAGCACGTTAATACAACAGATAGTGCTGTAAGAATTGTACACATTCCCACAG GGACAACTGTTGAGTGCCAGCAAGAACGATCTCAACAAGTGAACAGGGAAAGAGCTATGCAGGCACTGAAAGAAAAGTTGTACCAACAGGCCATTGAGAGAGAACTAAGTCAGAAGCAGAGTGCCAGAAAGATGCAG TTAGGGACAAGATCTCAGTCAGAGAGAATTCGCACATATAACTTCAGTCAAGACAGAGTCAGTGACCACAGGATCTCATACGAAGTTCGTGACATCAAG GGAATTTTAAGCGGCAAGGGGGTCTTGGATGAACTAATCAACAAATTGTTGGAAGCGGCAGAGATGGAATCTCTGGCTGAATATCTGGAAAATAGTTGCAAGTCTCTACAAGCAGATTCTTGA